Proteins encoded in a region of the Marinitoga sp. 38H-ov genome:
- a CDS encoding glycoside hydrolase family 13 protein, whose protein sequence is MKRIIMKNILILFILIISINIFSRKITFYYTNEAKSVSLVGDFGVYEMSKSNSGIWKKTLDLEEGEYKYLFLVDNNEEIDYKNLNTINYNGKNYSLLIVKDEIIIPEKGDGKVNVIFETSRKYINPVKYGEIYLSIELNKNDVEDVFFVGNGKIIKKDIIEFESTLLYRFHIITPANILKYKFVIKDGNNIEYPENYYFEFDFENPIINYLNVPEWSKGIIYYQIFPERFRNGNKKNDPKYVNNWYGPYDSASLGSNGFFGGDLEGVIQSIDYLSDLGIEAIYFNPIFESVSSHKYDTKDYMKIDSHFGDEKIFENMINELKSKNIKIILDGVFNHSGDEFFAMQDIFRNQKNSKYLDWYYIKKFPVIKSSDSYESWWGYADLPKLNLDDYNVRSYITQVLGKWMNYGIDGWRLDAVDQVKDSFWEEFFYPVVKGINSNTIISGEYWRDSTHYFNYPAFDVVMNYLFRDATLGYAKGGSSSNFIKNISYLNKYPPQIVHSLWNMLDSHDTARTLTELNGDINKLKIAVGIQMTFVGAPVIYYGDEIGLDGEKDPWCRKPFPWDEEFWNMEIYEYYKSLIKLRKENKSLRYGEFEVIKAKLGALVYKRYTEENEVIVITNSRKIPVKLDMKLNGNYIDYFTGDIINNIEKIQGLSIKILIRQ, encoded by the coding sequence GTGAAAAGAATTATAATGAAAAACATTTTAATATTATTTATTTTAATTATTTCTATAAATATTTTTTCTAGAAAAATTACTTTTTATTATACAAATGAAGCAAAAAGTGTTTCTTTAGTTGGTGATTTTGGTGTGTATGAAATGAGCAAATCTAATTCTGGTATATGGAAGAAAACTTTAGATCTAGAAGAAGGAGAGTATAAATACTTATTTTTAGTAGATAATAATGAAGAGATTGATTATAAAAATTTAAATACTATAAATTATAATGGAAAAAATTATTCATTATTAATTGTAAAAGATGAAATAATTATACCCGAAAAAGGTGATGGTAAGGTTAATGTAATATTTGAAACAAGTAGAAAATATATTAATCCAGTAAAATATGGAGAAATATATTTATCTATTGAATTAAATAAAAATGATGTTGAAGATGTTTTTTTTGTTGGTAATGGGAAGATTATAAAAAAAGATATAATTGAATTTGAAAGTACATTATTATATAGATTCCATATTATTACCCCAGCAAATATACTAAAATATAAATTTGTTATTAAAGATGGTAATAATATTGAATATCCTGAGAATTATTATTTCGAATTTGATTTTGAGAATCCAATAATAAATTATTTAAATGTTCCAGAATGGTCAAAAGGAATTATATATTATCAAATTTTCCCAGAAAGATTTAGAAATGGAAATAAGAAAAATGATCCAAAATATGTAAATAATTGGTATGGACCATATGATAGCGCTTCTCTAGGATCAAATGGCTTCTTTGGTGGAGATTTAGAAGGTGTAATTCAATCAATAGATTATTTAAGTGATTTAGGTATTGAGGCAATATATTTTAATCCTATATTTGAATCTGTATCAAGTCATAAATATGATACAAAAGACTATATGAAGATAGATTCTCATTTTGGAGATGAAAAAATATTCGAAAATATGATAAATGAGTTAAAAAGTAAAAATATTAAAATTATTTTAGATGGTGTGTTTAATCATTCTGGTGATGAGTTTTTTGCTATGCAAGATATTTTCAGAAATCAAAAAAATTCAAAATATCTTGATTGGTATTATATAAAGAAATTTCCAGTAATAAAATCATCTGATAGTTATGAATCTTGGTGGGGATATGCTGATTTACCTAAATTAAATTTAGACGACTATAATGTAAGATCTTATATAACACAAGTTTTAGGAAAATGGATGAATTATGGAATAGATGGTTGGAGATTAGATGCTGTAGATCAAGTAAAAGATTCGTTTTGGGAAGAGTTTTTCTATCCTGTTGTAAAAGGAATTAACTCAAATACAATAATTAGTGGTGAATATTGGAGAGATTCTACACATTATTTTAATTATCCTGCATTTGATGTAGTAATGAATTATTTATTTAGAGATGCTACTTTAGGTTACGCGAAAGGTGGAAGTTCATCTAATTTTATTAAAAATATTTCTTATTTAAATAAATATCCACCACAAATAGTTCATTCGTTATGGAATATGTTAGATAGCCACGATACCGCTAGAACCTTAACGGAATTAAATGGAGATATTAATAAGTTAAAGATAGCTGTAGGAATTCAAATGACATTTGTAGGAGCTCCGGTAATATATTATGGTGATGAAATAGGGTTAGATGGAGAAAAAGATCCTTGGTGTAGAAAACCATTTCCTTGGGATGAAGAATTTTGGAATATGGAAATATATGAATATTATAAATCTTTGATAAAATTAAGAAAAGAAAATAAATCATTAAGATATGGAGAATTCGAAGTAATAAAAGCAAAATTGGGGGCATTAGTATATAAAAGATATACAGAAGAAAATGAAGTAATAGTTATTACTAATTCAAGAAAAATTCCAGTAAAACTGGATATGAAATTAAATGGAAATTATATAGATTATTTTACTGGTGATATAATAAATAACATAGAAAAAATTCAAGGATTAAGCATAAAAATATTGATAAGGCAGTGA